The Pukyongia salina genome segment GAGCCACTATTTTATCGGCTTCTTTAGGATTAAGTATGATCTTAGAGCACAGCAAAGTAGTGCGATGCGCATTCAGTTCTAATATTAATCCTGGTAATCCTGCATATTCTCCAGGTCCATTCCCAACCGGGATCTGAGGGGTAAACCAGGCAGTCACCTCAATAGTTTTTGGGATCTCGATCTCATCGAACGGATCTGCGGGTTCTGTCTTGGTAGTATCGGCAACCTTTTCTCCTTCATTTTCTTCTTCATTGGTGTTGTCCCGGTTCCTGTCACGATTTCTGCGGCGAGCCATACTGAAATCGTTCTCGTCTATGGGTTTTACCGCCGTTGCTTTTATTGCCAGGTATTGCCCAATTTGCTTAGATTCCTTGGTAATTTGCCAATCCAGATTAGTAAGTGTATCATTAATGAGAAACTCTTTCCCAAAGAATTCACGTTCTTCCAGGATCTGATTGTTCTTTAAATTCTTGTACTGTTTCCCAGCCGAAAAACTCCCCATCATCATAGCAAATCCACCTCTCCCGCCACCGGTTTCCAATTTTTCCTCTTCCTTATAAATGGATTCGTTGCCATTAAAAGTTAGAATGAAGGTTTTTTCCAGGTAGTTTTTCATACGTTCGGCGATCTGCCTTTTCATATCTTCACTCATCTCTCGGTTTCCAAAGTTATCCATATCGACCGTGGTCTTGGATTCGTAGTAGGCAACACCACTAATATTTTGTGAAAAACCAGTAAAGGATATCAATATAATTGCCAGAAAGGATAGTAGTTTCATTATGTTGTAATTTGAATGATTCACAAAGTAAATCGATTCCGATAATATCCTTAGACAATTATATGTTAAAAAGGTTTAATTGAAACTTTAGAATATTAACCTCCCATCCTTATTTCAACAGATCTTCCCTCCCCGCGACGGCTCGACTGAAACCGTTCCTGCATCTCCTTAGACTTCTTCTCTGAGATCTTGTCGTACTCTGCTCTACTCACAACTTTTCCTTTGGTGGGTTCTTTTATTTTTACCCCGTTCTTAGGATTAAGCACCACCTTATTACAAAGTAAGGTCTCCGTACCATCGGTTACTTCCAAAATAAGACCGGGAAGACCAAAATATTCCTGAGGTCCATGTTTTACGGGTATCTGTGGCGTATACCAGGCCATAACCGTATATTCTTCTTCTTCTGATTCTTCTTTAGTATCGGTTTTACCGTTCTCTGAAGAAGATACCATACGGGTAATGGTCCTCGAATCTGTATAGGTTGCCTTAAAGCAAGTATAGGTTCCTATATTCTTGCTCTCTTTGGTTAAGGTCCAGTTTGGTAGTTCTAACAAGTCCTTGATTAGAAACTCTTTTCCCATCAATTCGTTCTGATTCACGTACCGGTTCTCGGCCACATTCTTGTAGAGCTCATCGGCTGCTCCCGAACCCGACACCACAACCATAACTTCTGCACCATTCCCTATCATGGTTTCTGGCTTGTCCAGGGTCTCTACTTCCTTATACATAGATTCCGTCGCAGTGAATTCGAGCGTGTACTCCTTTTCAAATTGCTTTTTTAGCATGGCCTGCATGCGATCCAGCATCTCATCGTTCATATGCGTACTGTCCAATTGGATATCGACCTTGCGATGTGATTTGTAGGTTGCCACCCCCTGCACATCCTGTGCAAGCAACGAAAAGACCAACATGGACAAGATAAGAGTGAGTGTTAAGTGAGATTTCATAATTTATATTTTTAAATTTTACAATACAAATATGGGACAAGCTGGTTTTAATTTGAGTTAAGCTGTGTTAACGTGTGTTAACGCCTTGCCAGCCACCCGGAAATACTTCCTACTTTTGGATTATGAATAATTTAAAGTACAAAAGTATTCTGTATTTCATTGCAGCTGTGATCGTTGCCACTTTCTGCATCCAGGTATACTGGAATTATAAGAATTATGAGGTGGGAAAGCAGCAGCTGATAAACGATGTACAAACTAGCCTGGATAATGCCGTGGAACGGTATTATTCTGAAATCGCCAAAGAGCAATCCTTTAGTTTGATCTCTGAAGGAATGAAATTCTCATCAATCGATATGGTGGATAGTGTATCGTTTAACAAGGATTCTATTTTAAATAAATTAGGCGTTGGGGTTTTTACCGAAAATATTCACCAACGATCTTCGTTGACGCATGCTGCTTTGAAGGATAGTACCGAAATACAAATTATGATCGTGGATAGTGCTGAGAAAGGGAAGATCCTGAAAAGAACCTGGGAGATGAACGACAGCAGCCAGGATCCCATCACATCACTTTCTTCCAAAATTATTGTTTCCATAACCGAAGACTCCCTCTCTTTAAAAACCCTCGACACCTTGTTCTTAAATGAACTGGGACGTAAGAATATTACTTTAGATTATGGGCTCTCCTACGAAGGGATAATGGGATTAACAGAGCAATTAAGACCGGAGAAGATCGAAAGTTCGAAGTTGACTACAACGGCACAATCTCCTTATTCATTTCACGATTATGCCCTAACGGCGCACTTTGGTAATATCACCTTAACAGTCTTAAAGAAAAATCTTCTGGGGCTGTTTTTATCATTTGTCCTGGTTACGGCTGTGATCTTATGTTTATTGTACCTTTTAAGGATCATCCGGCAGCAAAAACAATTGTCTGAACTCAAAAACGACCTTATAAATAACATCACTCATGAATTTAAAACTCCAATTGCTACCATCGGTGTGGCCATGGAGGCCATACAGGAATTCAACACCGAACAAGACATTGAAAAGAATATACGTTATGCTAAAATATCCCATGATCAGGTAAACAAGCTCAATGTAATGGTTGAAAAGTTATTGGAGACCGCCACGCTGGACAGTGAGAAATTAAAGTTGAATCTGGAAACAACAAACCTGGTGGAAATGCTGGAAAAAACTACTTTAAAGGAGATCTATGAGACCTCAGACAAACGTATCTCCTTTAAGAGCAAGGAGGACAGTATTATGTACGAGGTGGATGTTTTTCACTTCGAAAACGCTCTCAATAATGTTATCGACAACGCCGTTAAATACGGAGGAGAGGAAATAATTGTTACCATAGAAAAACAAGCGGCCGGAGTGGAAATTGAGATTAGCGATTCGGGCAATGAGCTAACCGAACAACATAGGAAACGGGTTTTTGAGAAGTTCTACCGGGTGCCCAAAGGAAATACTCACGATATTAAAGGCTTCGGAATTGGCCTTTATTATACCAAGAAGATCATAGAAAAGCACGGCGGTTCCATCGATCTGCTTCTCGACAAATTTACTACCTTCAAGATACACTTACCCTATGCGAACCAAAACTAAAATATTACTGGCTGAAGACGAACCTTCCCTGGGGCAGATCGTTAAAGAAAGTCTGGAAACCCGTGGTTTTGAGGTAGTATTTTGTAAGGACGGGAAGGAAGCCGAAGCCAAATATCATGAAAGCAGTCCACAACTAATGGTGCTGGACGTTATGATGCCAAAAATGGACGGATTTACCTTAGCCAGGGAGATCCGGCGGCACGACAAAGACATTCCTATTATCTTTCTTACTGCCAAGTCTCAAACTCACGACGTTGTTGAAGGCTTTACCCTGGGCGGTAATGATTATCTGAAAAAACCTTTTAGCATGGAAGAGCTTATTGTGCGTATTGAAAATCTCCTTAAAACAGAGCATAATAATCAAGATGAAACCGAATGTAACATTGGTAAATACGTGTTTAACCCAAAGAACCAATCGCTACGATATATGGATGATGAGAGTATTGCACTTACGCACAGGGAGTCACAGTTACTGCTACACCTAAATGCCAATAGAAATGCCGTTCTGGATAGATCTTTCATTCTTAAAAAGTTATGGCAAAATGATGATTTCTTTAGTGGGCGGAGTATGGATGTGTTTATTAGCCGTCTTCGGAAGAAATTAAAAAAGGATAAGAGTATTCAGATAGTGAATATTAGAGGGTATGGTTATAAACTAATCTGCTAATTTCTACGTTGCTTTTTGTATATTGTTGCATATGAAAAGCTTTGCTTTTTTACTTTTATTATGTTCGGCTACACTTTCGGCCCAAATGCTGAAGAAAGTAGATTCCAGGCCCCTGGATGTCGACACCTTTGTAGGGATAGATTCTTATAAGAATACCTACTTCATCAAAGATATGGTTCTGCATAAAACAGGGCCATTAGGAGATTTCGTTTTTAGGGATTTTCAATTAGGACCTGTTTCATCGGTCGATATCATCAATCCCCTGAATGTTGTTGTTTTTTACGAAGAAACCAATACGGTCGTTCTAGTGGATAACCGTCTTAATGAGATCGAACGAATAAGTTTTAACAACCTTCCACAATTTATCAATGTAGCCATGGCAACTAATGCCGGAAATAACCAGTTGTGGATATTCAATATTGAGACGCAGCAACTCGAGCTGTATAATTACCGAAGCGGCAGGAAAACTTTGATATCTCAACCCATATCGAGTTCGGTTTTAGGGTTGGCGAGCGATTTCAATTACTGCTATGTTCTTACAACAGAGTCGATTCAGAAATACAATATCTACGGAAGTTTTTTATCTGAAACTTTTGCAGAAGGATTTGAGAAGATCATTCAGCAAAATGAACAACTGATAGCCGTAAAAAACAATGAGATTCATTTTCAGGCGCAACTCGATTCGGATACTGTTCTATTACTTAATCCGTTAAAAGTTCCACTCCCCGAAAACAACGTTAAAGACTTGCAGCTTACCCAAGATTTCCTGTATATTTATGACGGATTAAGCGTCCATTCTTTTACACTAACCCAACCTAAGCAATAATATTTATGCATGTTGCAATTGCAGGAAACATAGGCTCCGGAAAGACCACCCTCACCAGATTACTCGCCAAGCACTACAAGTGGAAGGCGCATTACGAAGATGTTGAGGACAACCCTTATCTGGACGATTTCTACAATCAGATGGAACGATGGAGTTTCAATCTGCAGGTTTATTTCCTGAACAGTCGATTTCGCCAGATCCTGGATATTCGTGAAAGTGGTAAGAATATCATACAAGACCGCACAATTTACGAAGACGCCTATATTTTTGCGCCTAACCTGCACGCCATGGGGTTAATGACCAATAGGGATTTTGAGAACTACCGTTCGCTATTCGACCTGATGGAGAGTGTGACCAAAGGGCCGGACCTGTTAATTTATCTGCGAAGTAGTATCCCTAACCTGGTTCAGCAAATTCATGCCCGTGGACGTGAGTACGAGAATTCTATCAGTATAGATTATCTAAGCAGACTAAACGAACGCTATGAAGCCTGGATACAGGAATACGACAAAGGCAACCTAATTGTTTTTGATGTGGATAACATCAATTTTGTGGACAATCCCGAGCACCTGGGTAAGGTAGTAGAAAAGATAGACGCCGAGATCCACGGATTATTTCAAAAATAAGCACAAAAAAAGCCCGAAACTTGCGTTCGGGCTTTTCTTCAGAAGAAAAATAAATTAATTTTCCTCTTCAATTTCTTCTACAACCTTTTCGATCACTTTCTCACCTTTTTCGACGTTGACATCAACATCCTTTAAGGCTTCGATCTGTGCTCGTACTTCTTCTTCGGTTCCTGTAAAGGTTTTTGTTTCTGAAGTAGTTTCACCATCTCTGGTAGTTTCGATAGTTACTTTAGCTGTGGTAACATCACCTTCGGTAGACATCTCCACTTTCACCTCTTTTGAAACCTTGGCCTTATCGGCCACCATCTTGTTATTCGATTTATCGGTTAAAACGGTTTTGTTTCCATCTTCGTCGATAAAGATCATCTCATCGGAAGTATGAACTCCGCTATCGGCATGACCATGTCCTGAACCCAGGATAGGAGCGATCACCAATCCAACAAGACAAGTAAGTTTTATAAGGATATTCATAGAAGGACCCGAGGTATCTTTAAACGGATCTCCAACAGTATCTCCTGTTACAGCTGCTTTGTGCGCTTCACTTCCTTTATAGGTCATTTCACCATCGATCATTACTCCTGCTTCGAAAGACTTCTTAGCATTATCCCATGCACCACCTGCATTGTTCTGGAAGATGGCCCACATCACTCCACTTACACATACTCCGGCCATATAACCTCCAAGAGGTTCTGCACCAAACACTAAACCGATCACCACAGGGGTAACGATGGTAAGCAGACCGGGCAACAGCATTTCCTTAAGAGCTGCCTGGGTTGAAATATCAACACATTTAGCATATTCAGGAGTACCGGTTCCTTCCATGATCCCAGGGATGTCTCGAAACTGTCTTCTAACTTCTTTCACCATTTCCATGGCTGCCTTACCTACAGATTTCATTGCCATGGCAGAGAATACTACAGGAATCATACCTCCTACAAACAACATGGCCAATACATCTGCACGGAAGATATTAATTCCATCGATGCCTGTAAAGGTTACATAGGCAGCGAAAAGAGCAAGAGCTGTTAAAGCGGCAGAAGCAATGGCGAAACCTTTACCAACTGCGGCAGTTGTATTTCCAACAGAATCCAGAATATCGGTTCGCTCACGAACGTGAGGTTCCAGTTCACTCATTTCGGCAACGCCACCCGCGTTATCTGCAATAGGACCAAAAGCATCGATAGCCAATTGCATGGCTGTAGTCGCCATCATAGCAGAAGCGGCCAGAGCCACACCATAGAATCCAGCTAACTCGTAAGACCCGTAGATAGCAGCTGCAAATAGTAGTACACTCCAGAAGGTAGATCGCATACCTACCGCCAATCCGGCGATGATGTTGGTTGCGGCACCTGTGGAAGAATTTTTTACGATATCCATTACCGGCTTTTTACCAAGGCTGGTAAAATGAGCCGTCACGTAAGAGATAAGGGCTCCCACGGCAAGACCTATCATACAGGCATAGAATACATGTCTGGAAGGTATTTCTTTAGCACCTTCTCCAAAGAAGTTCATAGTCATCGTTTCCGGAAGCATCCAGCGAATAAGAAACCAGCTGGCAACCAGTGTTAGAATGATGGCAGTCCAGTTACCCATATCCAGGGCTCTTTGAACCTGTGCTTCTTTCGCATCGTTATTTTTGATCTTTACGATAAAGGTCCCGATAATAGAAGCAAGGATCCCAACTCCAGCTATCACAAGAGGAAGCAGAATTGGTCCCATATTATTAAATGCATCGGTGAACTGAGTTCCCATGCTCATATCTCTAATTACATAGTTACCTAATACCATAGAAGCAAGAACTGTTGCAACGTAACTACCAAACAGGTCGGCTCCCATTCCGGCAACATCACCTACGTTATCTCCAACGTTATCTGCAATGGTTGCAGGGTTACGAGGATCATCTTCAGGAATTCCCGCCTCTACTTTTCCTACAAGGTCGGCTCCTACGTCGGCGGCTTTGGTGTAGATTCCACCACCCACACGTGCGAATAACGCTATACTTTCAGCACCAAGGGAGAATCCGGCTAGAGCCTCAAGTACAATGGTCATATTATCGTAGAAAGATCCGTCGGGATTTCCCATAAATTGTCCTACGAAGAAAAAGAAGAACAGACTAAGGCCTAAAACGGCTAATCCGGCAACACCAAGTCCCATTACGGTTCCACCTCCAAAAGACACTTTCAGAGCCTGTGGAAGACTTGTTTTGGCTGCTTCGGCAGTTCTGGTATTGGCTTCGGTAGCAACGCGCATCCCGATATTTCCTGCCGCCGCCGAAAAGATCGCTCCAAAAACGAAAGCTGGTACGATCATCCAACTGGTAGACTCTACCTGGGTAGATATGAAGAATAAAAGTCCGGCAGCTACGATAGCAAAGATCAATAGTAGTCGGTACTCTGCGTTGAGGAAGGCAAGCGCTCCTTCTTTAATACTTTTGGAAATGAATTGCATCCGTTCACTTCCGGCAGCTTGTTTCTTAACCCAGCTCATTTTGATGAGCATGAAAATGAGGCCTAATACAGAAAGTGCGATTGGTACATAGATAATGTTCTGTTCCATTATTGTTTATTTAGTTAGAAATGTCTTCTTTTTTGCGGTTGCAAAAGTAAGAAAATTTTTGAGGGTAGTTAAGATAAAAATCGTAGATTTTAAAACGAAAACCCAAATACCCCGGTAACCCCAAATTTACGTGCGTCGGGATTTCCCAGGTAGTTCCCACGGAAATTGAAATCAAGACGGAACACCCGGAAGATATTACCCACTCCAACGCTCCACTCCCAGTAGATATCTTCAGGCGCCTGCATTAATAATCCGTTAGGTGCATTCAAGGCGATGTTTTCATCGGAAATTGTTCCATAAGCGGCCCTAAATCCTACTACTTCCCTGAGGTCTAGTTTTCTAAGTAAAGGAACGCGAGAGAAGATCCTACCACCAAAATTATGCTGTAAATGCAGACTTGCATAACTATCGGTAACGAATTCGTAAAAATCCAGGTTAGTAAAAGCATTATAAATACTAAATAAGGTCTGGTTTCCAGGAATGGGACTTAAAAGGCCGAGAGGTACCGGATCGTAGATCTTCCCCACCTCGATAGTACTCCATAATCTCCCTAAACCTCCAATATTCCATGGTTGAGTGTACAGTGCCTGAAGCTTATTATATTCGAAATCTCCTCCCAGAACGTCCTTTAATCCATAGGTATAACCCAAATAGAAAGAAGGAAAATCCCCGTCGTTGATGATGGTTCGCTCCACCCCATATCCGGAGGTCTTTCGCCTGGGCGTGTAGAAAACAGCAAACTCTATCTCAGGTTGCGATATCTCACTCTGTATCTCACCGTTCTGGTCGAAATAATCCAGACTAAAGGTTTCGGTGGCAGACTCCAATGTTCTATACGATCCGGTAAGCTGAAACTTTAAATTCTTCGCAGGCTCCATGCTAAATCCTGCAGTACTTAGATTGATTCGTGATAGTTTGTCGTTGGCTCCCACTGTAATTAGTGAAGATGACGCCAAACTTCGTCCCAGCACATCGTTACTGGTGGTAAGACTGGCTCCTGTTTGCTCTACGTCCTTCCTGTTTCCCCCAAATACGGTGAGTCTGGATTTTCTATCGAGTAACCATTTACCCGAGACTCCGTACTTGAACCGTTCATCCCTAAAACCATAGGCGCCAAAAACCTCGAGCCTCCATGGGTCATTCTGACTGAAATACGTTCGGCCACCGAGACGGATACGAAGGCCTTCGGCCTCATTGAATCCGAAGACAGAAAATACCGGCCCTATGTCGAAATTACCTACTTCATAGTAACCGGATGCGAGGGTTGCGGCAATATTGTAAAGCGATTTGAATCTGGGTATGGTCTTTAGGGTGTCAAGCATTTTATAGACCCCCTTCTCATCCTTACTTAGACTTTCCATTCGCCGCTGTTCCCAGAAATCATCAGGGCGGTTGTAGATCTCGTATGCATACGGATCTGTTTGCTCACTATAGAATTTCTTATCCTTTACCCGGTCAAATTGGTAATTATCGTATAAGGTTGTTCGCTTTCCGTAGATACCACGGGCTCCTTCTTTCTTCTTTAAACTGAAATCGGATAGGAAATAGTCTCTTGTAATAAGAAAGATAGAGTCGTTCAGCACATCAAATTCCTGTTCGATGTACACCTCTCTCACCCAGTTTAGGTTTGCACTTTTAGAAGCCTGAAGATTGATCTCTTTGATCGCCCAGGTAGTATCGTTTACCCAGAAATCTCCTTTGAAGGTAAGTTCGTTCTTTCTACGCGGATAGTAAACTATATTATAACACCATTTATTATCGCGAAAGGCGCTATCCAGCAATACGTAGTTATAAACATCTATGCCCGTTTTCGACAAGGGGCTGGTAAAAGCCTTATCGAAGAACTTCATATAATTGTCGTAGACATCGTACTCTTTGTAGAGATCTTTTATGAATGCAATTAGCGTTTGATTATTTTCAAAACCCGAATTCTTATTCCCCTCCAGGATCTCCTTTTCTTCATTTAGCAGATTATCTCCGTAAACCTTAGAATAGGCCTCATTGATAAAAATAGGGAGGTAGCTGTTCCCGGTAATTTTGGAGGTGTCTATCTGTTCCCAGACAAATTCCATTCCCTTAAAAACTTTACTCTTAATAAGGCCGGAATCTATGGTATTCAGGTCGAATTCTAGCTTTTCGTACTTATCGTATTCGTACTGATCGAATTTCTTAACTCCGTTCTCACGCCGATTCTCCCAAATTTTCCGAAGAATTACCAGGGCAGGATTGTCCTTTTTGGAAGTTTTCCCACTGTAAACCACCACCTCATCGAGGGATGAAGCCTCTTCTTTCAGGACCACGGACAGATCGTAGGTAACTCTGGCAGTAAGTTCTATATTCTTTAATTCGTACCCTACAAACGACACCCAGATCGCGCTGTAAGAATCACTACTTTCCAGGTAAAATCGTCCATCTTCGTTGGTAATAGTGCCCTCATTAGAATCTTTAAAGATCACATTGGCAAAGGCCACAGGGTCACCAAATTCGTCATTTACTACTCCGCTTACTTTGGTTTGAGCCAAAGCCTGGATACTGATAAGAAAAATAAAAGCAAGTAAAGAATGCTTCATAAGTAGGAAACGAAAGGGATATAAAAAAATTTTAGCGGCCTATTTCAAGCCTACAAAGAAACAATAATTCTAATAATGTCCTTTTAATAAAATCACAAAACTCAAAGTACAAATCTCAAATAAATTACAAATACCAATAGCCAAATCAACTGGATTTTTCGATTATTGCTGACAATATTTTCTTTAATTCATTAGCCTCCCTGAATAAAAGTGCAGGGGAATCTTTAATTGAGAATTTATTGGTTTCAAGAATAAGTCTCAACCAATATGCACTCTCTTTCGCTTCTTTTTTACTTATTTTTATCCGAAATAGAAAATCCTTTTTGCTTACAGCCTCATTGGCTTCGATGTAATTTGCACCAATTGAACCCGACGAGCGAATTAGCTGTTTAATATCTTCATTATTCGCACCCGATGCTGGCAGATTCTTCGCGAACAAACGAACTTCTTTCGCAAACAAGAAAGTTCGTTCTTCTAGATCAAAGGGCTTTCTATTTGTTTTTTCTAACATCCATGATGAAATTATTCGGGAGTTAGAATTTTAGTAATTGTAAGGTTGGAGATTATTTGTGATTTGGTTATTGTGATTTGACTTGTTAAAACTACTTATATAACACTTTTTTAACGGCCTTGATCACATCATTGCTATTTGGCAACCATTCTTCAAGTAGTGCCGGCGAATAAGGTGCAGGGGTGTCACCAGTATTAAGTTTTACAATGGGAGCATCAAGATAATCAAACGCTTGTATTTGAACCTGGTAAGTGATTTCTGTAGCCACATTGCCAAAAGGCCAGGCCTCTTCCAGAATTACAAGTCGGTTTGTCTTTTTCACCGAATCCAGGATGGTTTTATGATCCATAGGCCGCACGGTACGCAGGTCGATGATCTCACATTCTATACCCTCATTCGCTAGTTCTTCGGCTGCTTTATAGGCCTCTTTTATGATCTTTCCGAAGGAAACGATCGTAACATCCTTGCCTTCTCTTTTTATTTCAGCTACCCCAATAGGTATAAGGTATTCTCCTTCAGGAACCTCCCCTTTATCACCATACATCTGCTCACTTTCCATGAAGATTACCGGGTCGTCGTCACGGATGGCGCTTTTCAGTAAACCCTTTGCATCTGCAGGATTACTGGGAACCACAACCTTTAACCCGGGACAATTAGCGTACCAGCTCTCGAAAGCCTGAGAGTGGGTTGCGGCTAGCTGTCCTGCTGAAGCCGTTGGCCCTCTGAACACAATAGGAATATTGAACTGCCCACCGCTCATCTGCCGCATTTTCGCAGCATTATTAATGATCTGGTCAATTCCCACCAAGGAGAAATTGAAGGTCATAAATTCGATAATTGGCCTATTGCCATTCATCGCACTACCCACACCAATACCAGAGAAACCTAATTCGGAAATAGGAGTATCGATAACCCGTTTTGCACCAAATTCATCCAGCATACCTTTACTGGCTTTATAAGCCCCGTTGTATTCGGCAACCTCTTCACCCATTAGATAGATGGATTCATCACGGCGCATCTCTTCACTCATTGCCTCGGCTATTGCTTCCCGGAATTGTAATGTTTTCATATTGAAAGCTTCAGAA includes the following:
- a CDS encoding GLPGLI family protein — protein: MKLLSFLAIILISFTGFSQNISGVAYYESKTTVDMDNFGNREMSEDMKRQIAERMKNYLEKTFILTFNGNESIYKEEEKLETGGGRGGFAMMMGSFSAGKQYKNLKNNQILEEREFFGKEFLINDTLTNLDWQITKESKQIGQYLAIKATAVKPIDENDFSMARRRNRDRNRDNTNEEENEGEKVADTTKTEPADPFDEIEIPKTIEVTAWFTPQIPVGNGPGEYAGLPGLILELNAHRTTLLCSKIILNPKEADKIVAPTKGKEVTREEYNEIVKEKMDEMRENFRGRGGRGGGGRRFGG
- a CDS encoding GLPGLI family protein — its product is MKSHLTLTLILSMLVFSLLAQDVQGVATYKSHRKVDIQLDSTHMNDEMLDRMQAMLKKQFEKEYTLEFTATESMYKEVETLDKPETMIGNGAEVMVVVSGSGAADELYKNVAENRYVNQNELMGKEFLIKDLLELPNWTLTKESKNIGTYTCFKATYTDSRTITRMVSSSENGKTDTKEESEEEEYTVMAWYTPQIPVKHGPQEYFGLPGLILEVTDGTETLLCNKVVLNPKNGVKIKEPTKGKVVSRAEYDKISEKKSKEMQERFQSSRRGEGRSVEIRMGG
- a CDS encoding sensor histidine kinase yields the protein MNNLKYKSILYFIAAVIVATFCIQVYWNYKNYEVGKQQLINDVQTSLDNAVERYYSEIAKEQSFSLISEGMKFSSIDMVDSVSFNKDSILNKLGVGVFTENIHQRSSLTHAALKDSTEIQIMIVDSAEKGKILKRTWEMNDSSQDPITSLSSKIIVSITEDSLSLKTLDTLFLNELGRKNITLDYGLSYEGIMGLTEQLRPEKIESSKLTTTAQSPYSFHDYALTAHFGNITLTVLKKNLLGLFLSFVLVTAVILCLLYLLRIIRQQKQLSELKNDLINNITHEFKTPIATIGVAMEAIQEFNTEQDIEKNIRYAKISHDQVNKLNVMVEKLLETATLDSEKLKLNLETTNLVEMLEKTTLKEIYETSDKRISFKSKEDSIMYEVDVFHFENALNNVIDNAVKYGGEEIIVTIEKQAAGVEIEISDSGNELTEQHRKRVFEKFYRVPKGNTHDIKGFGIGLYYTKKIIEKHGGSIDLLLDKFTTFKIHLPYANQN
- a CDS encoding response regulator transcription factor, which encodes MRTKTKILLAEDEPSLGQIVKESLETRGFEVVFCKDGKEAEAKYHESSPQLMVLDVMMPKMDGFTLAREIRRHDKDIPIIFLTAKSQTHDVVEGFTLGGNDYLKKPFSMEELIVRIENLLKTEHNNQDETECNIGKYVFNPKNQSLRYMDDESIALTHRESQLLLHLNANRNAVLDRSFILKKLWQNDDFFSGRSMDVFISRLRKKLKKDKSIQIVNIRGYGYKLIC
- a CDS encoding deoxynucleoside kinase; this encodes MHVAIAGNIGSGKTTLTRLLAKHYKWKAHYEDVEDNPYLDDFYNQMERWSFNLQVYFLNSRFRQILDIRESGKNIIQDRTIYEDAYIFAPNLHAMGLMTNRDFENYRSLFDLMESVTKGPDLLIYLRSSIPNLVQQIHARGREYENSISIDYLSRLNERYEAWIQEYDKGNLIVFDVDNINFVDNPEHLGKVVEKIDAEIHGLFQK
- a CDS encoding sodium-translocating pyrophosphatase, producing MEQNIIYVPIALSVLGLIFMLIKMSWVKKQAAGSERMQFISKSIKEGALAFLNAEYRLLLIFAIVAAGLLFFISTQVESTSWMIVPAFVFGAIFSAAAGNIGMRVATEANTRTAEAAKTSLPQALKVSFGGGTVMGLGVAGLAVLGLSLFFFFFVGQFMGNPDGSFYDNMTIVLEALAGFSLGAESIALFARVGGGIYTKAADVGADLVGKVEAGIPEDDPRNPATIADNVGDNVGDVAGMGADLFGSYVATVLASMVLGNYVIRDMSMGTQFTDAFNNMGPILLPLVIAGVGILASIIGTFIVKIKNNDAKEAQVQRALDMGNWTAIILTLVASWFLIRWMLPETMTMNFFGEGAKEIPSRHVFYACMIGLAVGALISYVTAHFTSLGKKPVMDIVKNSSTGAATNIIAGLAVGMRSTFWSVLLFAAAIYGSYELAGFYGVALAASAMMATTAMQLAIDAFGPIADNAGGVAEMSELEPHVRERTDILDSVGNTTAAVGKGFAIASAALTALALFAAYVTFTGIDGINIFRADVLAMLFVGGMIPVVFSAMAMKSVGKAAMEMVKEVRRQFRDIPGIMEGTGTPEYAKCVDISTQAALKEMLLPGLLTIVTPVVIGLVFGAEPLGGYMAGVCVSGVMWAIFQNNAGGAWDNAKKSFEAGVMIDGEMTYKGSEAHKAAVTGDTVGDPFKDTSGPSMNILIKLTCLVGLVIAPILGSGHGHADSGVHTSDEMIFIDEDGNKTVLTDKSNNKMVADKAKVSKEVKVEMSTEGDVTTAKVTIETTRDGETTSETKTFTGTEEEVRAQIEALKDVDVNVEKGEKVIEKVVEEIEEEN
- a CDS encoding DUF5686 and carboxypeptidase-like regulatory domain-containing protein — protein: MKHSLLAFIFLISIQALAQTKVSGVVNDEFGDPVAFANVIFKDSNEGTITNEDGRFYLESSDSYSAIWVSFVGYELKNIELTARVTYDLSVVLKEEASSLDEVVVYSGKTSKKDNPALVILRKIWENRRENGVKKFDQYEYDKYEKLEFDLNTIDSGLIKSKVFKGMEFVWEQIDTSKITGNSYLPIFINEAYSKVYGDNLLNEEKEILEGNKNSGFENNQTLIAFIKDLYKEYDVYDNYMKFFDKAFTSPLSKTGIDVYNYVLLDSAFRDNKWCYNIVYYPRRKNELTFKGDFWVNDTTWAIKEINLQASKSANLNWVREVYIEQEFDVLNDSIFLITRDYFLSDFSLKKKEGARGIYGKRTTLYDNYQFDRVKDKKFYSEQTDPYAYEIYNRPDDFWEQRRMESLSKDEKGVYKMLDTLKTIPRFKSLYNIAATLASGYYEVGNFDIGPVFSVFGFNEAEGLRIRLGGRTYFSQNDPWRLEVFGAYGFRDERFKYGVSGKWLLDRKSRLTVFGGNRKDVEQTGASLTTSNDVLGRSLASSSLITVGANDKLSRINLSTAGFSMEPAKNLKFQLTGSYRTLESATETFSLDYFDQNGEIQSEISQPEIEFAVFYTPRRKTSGYGVERTIINDGDFPSFYLGYTYGLKDVLGGDFEYNKLQALYTQPWNIGGLGRLWSTIEVGKIYDPVPLGLLSPIPGNQTLFSIYNAFTNLDFYEFVTDSYASLHLQHNFGGRIFSRVPLLRKLDLREVVGFRAAYGTISDENIALNAPNGLLMQAPEDIYWEWSVGVGNIFRVFRLDFNFRGNYLGNPDARKFGVTGVFGFSF
- a CDS encoding four helix bundle protein, whose amino-acid sequence is MLEKTNRKPFDLEERTFLFAKEVRLFAKNLPASGANNEDIKQLIRSSGSIGANYIEANEAVSKKDFLFRIKISKKEAKESAYWLRLILETNKFSIKDSPALLFREANELKKILSAIIEKSS